Genomic window (Oryza sativa Japonica Group chromosome 3, ASM3414082v1):
aaattactaatccaaatcatgatccaattgcaccattaaattcgttataattaaatcttcaaaacaagaccacacatggatatattccgacaaaaaaaattagcttattattgaattatttttaaatgttgcgatgttccaccaggtatattggaattgtttcactaagttgatcgaaaatgtttcacttgttTAAATCTGGTgctgtttcaccttatataaaaataatatttaagtAAATAGCAAAAAATTGTTTCAGTTCATTGTAACATttaatccatacatagtgaaacattataagtacactaggtgaaacatttttcggtggaaaaaaaataaaacgaattcccttaataggaggtttccaaaatatgtgggttttttgttgcacTGGAATATTTCGtttactgcaacattagatctatacatagtaaaACATTATGAGTATACtatgtgaaacatttttttatggaacaaaaaataaaccaaattctcttaatagagagtttccaaaatatgtgggatttttgttgcaaatgagtattttaattcactgcaacattagatctataaatagtgaaacattatagataaattaggtgaaacattttttaaaaaaaaagagagagagaaatgggTGGGTTCACGtgggaggaggggcgcgcgggGGAGCGATCTGGCTCCCCCGCGCCGGTCGCACGACCCAGAGCATTTTCGGGATAACCTGAGCCTGACCGTTCGGCCCAACACATCAAACCCTATAGATGATCGGTTGATCTGGTGGCGAATGGTCGGCAAATCGGCAGCAAGACCCTGTCTAGTTGCCAGCGGTTTCAAGACTTTAAACGATTCTACTCTGTCTGCCTTTCTCCCCTTAATTGTGCAtaccatttaattttttttccgttgCAGGATATACAAGACCATACTAATACTATACACACATCCGCAAGTGGTCTCTTAACACACTAAAAAACGGACGACCAACACAAATCTCTAACTTTACTAGATTCCTATAAAAACATGCATCTGTGTAATATTTATGAACAATTTAAATTCTAATAGATATAGAGTCATATGCTCACAACTCAACTCATAGCAGTACTTCACTATCTAAATTCAAATCTACTCGTTCACCAATGAATTCCTTACAAATTTGTGTTGTGGCATTCTTACATCCAAGATCCTTAGGATCCTTAGGCATGGAATGATGGTTCGCTTCTAGAGCTCCTAaacgatgtgattttttttttttgtgtgtgtgtgtgtgtgtgtaaatcTATTTATCTATAATGGTAATTCATTTCATCGTTTGTTTGTAGCCTCAAATAATTATCATCAATCATTCACctattcagcattccatttcaTTAAGGTTGTTTTCAGTTCCGCTTAAGGGTTTAACTGCTTTCCCATATTCAGTGAACACGCTTCCTATTTTTAGTGAACACGCTTcactactaaacgatgtgtgTTTTAAAAATCTGTCTACGCATaagtttctttttaaaaaatacattatTTTAGTTTATAATAGTATTCAATTAGTCTAATGACTCTTCTCGTTTTATGTGCCACTCAAAAGCTCAATCCAAGCACAAAAGAATACTATTATTCAGGCGAAGAAAACAACAGATTTAGAACTGCCAGGTCGATTAACAATTTTATTTAATCACTAAACAAGGGAGAAAACAAATGACCTGTAAAGCAACGAGGTACATGGTATGAAACTACGTCACAACAAGAAGAGGCTTCATATTATTTGGTCACACGACAATATAAGCAGGGAACAGGCAAACTAGCGACGATGACAACACAGGACAGCAGAAGCCAGATCGATCGACAACGGACACGATGAACTTGGGCAATATATCAGGCCATTACTCGAATGCACCCGGATGCTCCCTCTGCATCTTGACCACCTGCTTCCATGTCTCGCGCTTTGAGATTTGGTCGTACCACCTTGCCACATTCTTCCTGCCAGTGAAgagcttccttcctctctcagAACTCACAATGTAATGTGAGTTTGGAAGGTGAGAAAGGTCAGCCAGGGTGAACTCATCACCAGCCAGGTACTCATTCTTTGAGAGTATCTCATCATAAACATTGAGGACTTGCTGAAGTTTCTTCTCATTTTCTGCAATAACAGCATGGTCCTGGGGAATGTTCAGATGGGGAGCAAATGCGAGATGGAAGACGAGGGCCGAGCTGGGAGGGCTGAAATTTTGAGCTTCTGCTTGAAGCCACTGTTCTATTGATGCCCGTTCTAGAGATCCCGTTCCATAAAGGGTCTTATTTCCCTCTGGAAACTGAGTACAAACGTACCGGCATATAGCCCTTGAATCTGCACATAGGGTTCACGTTGTCCTCAAATCctcaaaaaaagaaagtaaaacTAATAACGTAAAGTAGCCATTGTAATGTGGATCCATGGTGGCCTTACCGACGATGGTTTTGTCACCATGTTTAAATGTCACTTGCCCATTAGGATCCTGAAAAGGTCAAAAAGAGCACAGCTTAACTTAGTATTCGAGAGaatgaatctaaataaaaataaataaatagtatCGTACCCGCAGCTTAATGAACTCAGGAAGCTTGTGCTCTCTCTTGAATGTATCAATGCAGACAAGTTCAAATTCCAGATCCTTCTCAAAGAGGCATGTCAGGACCCTGGCAACATCAGTAGATGCTGGCTGGCCAAACACTTGCAAGCCTGCAGCCATCGTTTCTATTGATTTGATTGATCACCTGATCAAGTTGTTTAAAACGACAACGAGGGATGATGACAGCAGGATTCTTAATCAGGTATTTATAGAAACAAAAGGAGAAGTTCTATGCTTGCCTTGCTACCAGGCACCACAAAAATGGAAAAGGAAAAGTGTAAAGAAAAAGAGGAAGATCTGGATTCTTGCTTGCAACAATCATATTGTCTAGAACAAAAACAAATCCTACAAAACAGCCTTCTTTATTAGTATCTATGAAGTCCTTCAGCACTAGAGTGAAAAATATAGCATAGAAGGAGCTTGCTACACAGTACTACAAGATTCTTTTATATTGTTTATGAGAATTTATATAGGACAGTAAGAAGAAGATTGGAATCAAGTACTAGACATACAAAGAAGATGTTGTGACTTCCGCCAGGGTATAAGAATAAGCTTTTCAACAAAAGCAACGTCCCTAGTACAGAGTTGGATATAATCCAGCTGTTTAACCTATAGAAGATTAACCAACGATACATCTGCATGTGCTTAATCTTTAATGTTGAGCAAAAGACATACCTGTATGTTCTTCAACTTTAAACAAGGACTACTAGTTGTTAACTTAGAATAACATTAGCGGGCTGTCAGGAGTTACGCCTGCAATACTACAAGATGAACTTAAAATGACTCTgcatattacttgtaataattgcaccatgatgtagcaaaaaaaaatgaattggaAATCTACAATATTATTGACATTCTGAGCAAGGGAATCATGATTCATGACAATTCGTTTTCCACCTCATCTTGGATTGCTAGCAGCACAAAATATCGGGGAATGCTTAGGGCCTTTTCACTGTACAATTCCTGAGGCAATGCCCAATAATCACAATAAACTCAGAATAGTTCTCAATGGTTGTATCTCAGCAGTGCTGTTTTGCTGACAGCCTACTAACGTTGAAATCTCTAAAGCATTTACCCTCAATCTCAACACTAGTAATTAGAGAACGTATGGATAAACAAAGGAGCCAAAACATTTCCAGTTTTCCAATCTCATACCAAAAAACCAACTCCAAGATCAGCTGTAGCCTGAAAGTTATAtgagtcgttaaaaaaagaAGCTATATGCAACTTaaatttcaatagtgaactAGAACAATCTACTAAAAGGAACAGGACAATGCAGTTCTTTTTGCTAGCAGACATATCAAGAATATGTAAATCTaatagttgcatattatgaaTGTGTGGTAGGATACCATGTCTGTCAAGAATTCAGTGCCGACAGTATGGCATTTGCAACTATTTGTCTATACCATTGTTACCTTGTTAAGGGAACTGTTAGGTAAGTAAACTTGAGAACCTGAAAATAGATTCAACCTTATCCAAACTAAAAGGTACAGATGGTAGCACAATATTAGGGACCCATAGGAAGAGCTTGCACATTTTGTCAAATGATACAAACAACTGAACAAGACCGAATCTTTAACGCAACTAACACAAGACGCTCAGAGGGGAAAAAACAAGAAGCCTCATGAGGGCCGTGGTACATTCTGCAACTCAACAACCTTCTTCCATGAAGGACGAGCTGATACCTCATCCCACCACCTCGCCAGATTCTTTCTCTCCGTGAACAACCCTGCCTTGTTGGTCTTGCGCACAAGAAGATCTGTGTTGGGCATGTGCACCAGGTCCGCCAGCGAGAACTCATCACCTGCAAAATACTGGTTCTCCCCCAGCCACTGCTCGTAAACATCGAGCACCTTCACAAGTTTCGCTTCATTTTGTTCAACCACGGCCATGTCAGTGGCCCTACCCATGAACGGCGCAAATGCGAGCTGGAATGCCATTGCCAAGCTCGGTGGGTTGAAGCTCTGGCCTTCAGCTTCTATCCATTTCTCAATGGCAGCGCGGCCAACCGCCCCATCTTCTTTCCTGCCCATGAGGGTCTTGTTACCGCTGTCGGCGTACTGGTCACAGATGTAACGGCAAATAGCCCTCGACTCTGCCAAACATGATATGATACAATCAGTTAAACCATATGTAGATCTCCTCATCTTTTGCATTCAAGGACCATTTTAGAACATGGAAACTATATCATTTTTTTCACAAAGGGCACTAGTGATTGGGGAAATTTCTAGGTAATTACTAATTAGACGCGGCTACATGTTATTTGCATCTCCTTTTTCCAATATATTGATGTGATGAATCAGTACGTATTTCGaacaaaagagaaagggagaatAAAAGGAAACTGGAGGAGCAACGAAATTAGCGGAGGAAACGGGGGGGGATTAGGGTTTTACCGAAGACGGTGGTGAGGCTGTCTTTGAATGCGGGGACCTGGCCGAAGGGCTGGAGCTTGAGGAAGGAAGGGGACTTGTGCTCGCCCTTGGACATGTCGACCGGCTCGACCTGGAACGGCACGTCCTTCTCCAGGAGGCAGGCCGccacgcgcgccaccgccggcgagatCATCGGACCGTACACCGTCAcaggcgccgccatcgccgccgctccttCTTCGGGGACCTGCCGGAAGACCAGAGATTGGATAGGAACTGGAAGCAAACCACTAGTGAATGTACTCCACTCCACTAGCTGGCCGGAGACGGAGGGACGCGAGTGAGCGGCACACTGACAGTCTGACACACTGACAGATGGGCTCGAGTGGCCTTATCCACGGTAAAAACTCACAGAAAAGCTTTTAATTAGACATTCTACCTAGGATATCAAGTTGTGCTAAGCGTTTGGATCCCGTGACTAAAGTTTTCTTGTCACGTTGGAtattggatgtttggacactaaatATATAAGTATTAAATACTCTATAGACTACTACTAATAAAactagataaattttttaagtctaattaacctataattagcacatgttacTTTAGCATCACATATGCTAAtcataaattaattaggctcaatagattcgtctcgcaaattagtctaaaattatggaattagttttatcattagtctacatttaatactttctAATTTGTATCGAAATTTCGGATGACAGGGCCTAACACCGGTAAAAAAATTCCTGCTCAGTAGTAGTACATTTTTACTACAAACCATACTGTATAGAGACACcattaactgaaaaaaaaaatctattgtaTGTTCGTCTTTCAGTACTGGATCAAAACATACtacgcacttttttttttttggttttgctcCGGAGAGTGGTGCGGCTCAACCTGGTTTCGGTGGCTCTACAGCCACAAACGAGGATAGTGAGAAACAAACAAGCGGATGTATAGCTTACAAGCTTGTTTATGCTAACTACGGCAAGGAAACTGAAACTAACTAGAGGTAGTGGACCTGGCGCTTTACCAAAGTGATCTTTTGATACTAACATATGATGAAGCACATGTCGCATAACAAACAATTAGAGCGTATCCACAATAAAGGTGCCCACTTAAGATATCGTATAAGAGCCAGCAATCGTAAACATCTTATATGGCATAAGGTCGATAAATAACTTAACTATGAGAAAAGCTGAAACCTGGAAAAAGATACCAGTACAACATCAGGTCAGGAAAGCAAACAATGTACATACATAAGCCCAGGGAATCTGAATGCAACATGCATATCGTGTATGCGTGTTGCGTGATACAAGTATACAGCAACGGATAGGTTTGCATATGCATACACCGCAAGAAAATACCTCAACTGGTAGAGACAATCACACAATAGCTTtataagaaagaaaaatgaaatgGTGGAGGTACAACAGGAGATGAACACTAGCAGGCTAGAACAGGGAGATTATTGTGGGTCAAGAAACCTTAAAGAGTGATGCCTTATTCTTCAGTGATGGTTTCAGTGTCAGATACAGGTTCACCATTCAAAATCCACTGTTCAAGCTCATcaagatcatcatcatcatgtcGATACCAATCGGAGGATCTATCCCAATTGAAAGTCCCCAATTCTTCACCACGGCAAGCCATATGTAAGAATGGACGGCTTCGAACAAGGGCATCCACCATAACCCTGTTCAAGCTGCCCGTTACTCCTAGCCATCGCAATCTTGGGAAATATGGTTTCTTGAACCACCGGATTGCAAGTGGTGTAATCGCACCACAATCATAAAGATCCAGCAGCTGCAAGCTACTGCCATGGGTTCCACCATCAACTAGCATAGACGCAAGAGCCATCACAGCAGCATCTCCTATTTTCGGGTTCTCTCTCATTCGGAGTTCAATAATAGGAGTTCGACTCCTTGCTAATAACATGATACCATCATCAGTAATACCTGGTATTCTAGAGAGATCCAACACCTGTAAGCTCTGTTtaacagaaccagcaaacaagAGTGGTATGCAATCATTTGTTAACTTTCGGCAACCCCTCAGAGATAAGGAAGCTAGTGGACATGTTCCAAGGCCCAGATACTTCAATGCCTGATCACTGATATCACTTCCATCCAAGAATAATATCTGCAATTTGGGAAGGCAGCTTAGAGATCTAACAGCTTCATCACCCAGACTCCTGCAGTCCCTGAGATCCAATACGTTGAGATCCTTGTTGAATGACAACCTCTCAATTCCAACGTCAGTAAGGAGATTACACCACCTCAGGCTCACATGTGTCAGGCAAAGGGAAGTGGCAATTATGTCATGGAAAACAAGATCTGTGAACTGGCTTCCATGGGACACCCTAAGCTTATGAAGGCCAGAACAAGAGTGGATGATAGCCCTAAAACCTGTGTCTGTCACGCGGGAGAAACCACCAAGACAGACACTCTCAAGACTTGAGCACTTTTCAGCCATTAGCAGGATTCCAAGATCATTTACTCGGCGGAAAGAGGTGAATAAGAACTCCTGACTTCTCATGAGAGAAATATGCTTCAACTTACCATTTGGATTAATCTGCTGAAGACCAGCATTGGTGAGATCTGATGATGTTGTAGGTTCTATTATAGGTGCATCCTGCAGGTCCAGATGTGTCAATGATGGAAGCGCAGTTGATAGTGAACCAATCAAATGGTCAGTGATGAAGTCCACGGTGAGGCATAACTTTTGGAGGCTAGGAAAGAAAACAGGTTCCTTTACATGATGCATGCATCGTTGCGATTCCATAGCCACAGTAAGAAGTTCAAGCAACATTGTCATTGGAATATATCCGATTTCTAGGGAGGTCAGGGCTTCTGAAGCAGATGCCCACACATGGCTAAAATTGGGGTCATCGAACATTGAGAAATCAAGGGCCAACCTGAGAGACTGAAAATAAGAGGGACATAAGTTGCCAGTCCAGAACAGTAAAAGGTAATTGGATTTCAAAGCAAAAGATAATCATACTTCAAAGTAGTAGAAATTTCACAAAGATTTATGTTCATAGTGACTTATGATCCAATAGGGAAGAGTAATAGAAAACTAAACAATCACAATATAAACACCTTTGGTTTCACATAACTGATTCGGTAATAAAAACTAGAATTATATATATCTACGGTGTTTTCAACTAATGGAAAACATGATTGCACAAATTAGTTGTTGCAATAGTAATTGAGAGCGAAACAATACCTCCAATTGAGAACAGCCATTAAGCAATTGCTGCAGATCAGAGAAGCTTATCGGTAGTCCCCTACGCTCAGCAAGGGCATTCAGGGAAAGCACTCTACATCCAAGCGGGAAAGAAATGTACTTCTCAATACCATATTTGACAACTGAATCAAACTTTAGTTCAGAACAGAAGCGACTCTAAGCAAACAGTAACGCTGGTTCACTGCATTTTGTTTTATTGGGATCATAAACTGCAGTATTTTCTGTTAGCGATGTCACCCTGCAGAGTTAACAGAGCAGTAGAAGAGTACCTGAGTTCTTGGCAGGTGGCTCCAAGCTCGCAGAGCAGGCGGCCGCTAATGTTATCGCAGTTGAGGAGCATCAGCTCATGGAGGTCGGGGCGGGCAAGGCAGTCGATGGCGGCGTCCTCGAGCCTAGCGCAGTCGAGGCGGATGCTCCGCAGGCTCGGGTTCAGCGGCatcagcgggcggagcagcTCGTGCGTCAGCGCCACCTCCTTCAATCACAGACAAAGACACAAGAGGAAACGAAACCCCGTCAAATCCGTAGccggtggcgatggcgatggcgatgcgaGAGAGCAGAGGCAGGGGGGGTGGGTGGTTACTGACGGAGAGGTggaaggaggggaggaaggagagggcgtgGGAGGCGCAGGAGCGGAGGcagcggcaggcggcggaggcggcgacgagggaGCGGACGTcgaggcgggagaggatggTGGCGAGGACGGCGGACGGCAGCGCGGAgtccatcgccggcggcggcggcgacgagatcGGATCTGGAGGAGGCGGGCACATGGCGGATCGAgttcggtggtggtggtggtggtggtgggagtgAGAGAGATGGCGGTTTTTGAGGAGGACACGCATAACCGTTGCTGCTTCGCGGAAGCTTCGTTTCGGATCACGGGCCCCACTTGGTTGCGGCGCGGggatccccctctctctctctctctctctctctctctctctctctctcctctttctctttcttccttgcCAGTGCCACGGCGGGTGGTTTGTTTTGCGGGCCGGGCCGCACGTTGGGCTTTGACTCGCGCACGCAAAGTTTTCTCCCGGCTTGCAGGAGTTTGTTTGTTTTAAATTCGGATTGATTTTGTTTAGTTTTGAAATGGACTCGTCACTTCTCGGACATTTTTGTGTGTAAAAGCTCGGTGACAGCTTCTACGGAAATAAAGATGATGTCGTAGAGGACAGGACACGGCCTACACTACAGGTCAGATGAAGAGTCAAGGCAGTATTGGTAGAAGGTAGAAACACAATAATAAATAATACATTCTCATGCTGTATCGTGTACGCTCTGTTCGCTATAGTTGTTTTATAGAACTACATAGAACTATATGACCATTGCTGCGTAAACCTTTCAACGAGCAGCCAATGCCTTTATCCTAGTACATTCCTACTGCTACTCCCGATCACTAGCAGCTGGGCCTGGGCCTCCTGCTCCAACCAGCAAGATCGTTGGCGCACGTTATCCCTCACGGGCTGTTGGGCCGCGCGACGATTAGCAGAGCCAGTGTAAGCTtcattaggaaaaagtacaccgaaggtccctcaacttttatcgagttacaaaattttCCCCCAATCGCAAAACTAGATATCGgccgtcccttaactaatcaaaaccggccacataggtccttcggtggttttgaccccgattttgtcctacgtgacggctgagtcaacgtgggacccacgtaggCCCCCatgtcagcctcttcttccctcCTCTCCAACttgcttcctctctcctctcctctctcacccCCTCTCTTCTCTGTATCGAGTGAAGCCGGTAAGGCGGGAGACGACGACGCGCGAAGAGGCGAGCTCCCATGAGCTGATGTAGATGACGCGGACAGCGCGGGACGACGGCCGTCCTTCCCCGTCCCCGCAGTCGctgccggcgtcggcgtcggcttgcCGGTGGCGGCAGCATCGCAAGAGGAAGAGAGCGTCGGCGTCGGTGATTCGATCCAATCCGGTGATTCGATCCGCGCCAGTGATTCGATCCAATCCggcgagagagggggagaggatgCTGCTGGGGTGGGCGGCGCAGTCACTGGGAGCGCCATctcgtcctcctccagctctgCCAGCGCCTTCCCACGGTCGCCGCTAATGTCAGTGTCGgcttggcggtggtggcggcatcATGAGAGGAAGAgagcgtcggcgtcggcttggcggtggcgacagcatcggcggcggcggcgaggcgggaggaACGCGGCGACAACAGTGACGCCATGAGGGTGCTTGAGGACCGATGCCGCGACGCCCTCGGCGACTGCCGCCCGCACCTAGCTCCTCCCCCAGCTATTGAGGACCAGTGCCGCGACGCCCTCGGATGCTGGCGCCACCGTGCTCCCCCCGTCCTCTTTGCTCTGTCCCCGCGGTGCCGACGCAGACGATGGGCACGCCGGCACGGTGCTCCGTGGTGGTTGGCGCGGAGGCGAGCGTCGCGGCATTGGAGGAGGGGTGAGGGCGAGCTCACTGGCCTCCCCGACCCCCTCGCAAGAcctgcctcctccctctctgtcGCTCGCCGCCGGTCTCCCCGCCCCCTCGCTGGCCCCACCTCCTCACTCGACGGCGGCTGTGGCCTCTGCTACCGCTGTTTTCCCTTCTCccgcgtcaccgccgccgcgtcgccggccgccgtctcctccccacGACcccgctcgccggccggcctcccagagaacagagagagagaaagagagagggaaagagagagggtgatgacatggccacgtgggtcccatgctgactcagccgccacgtaggataaaagtggggtcaaaaccaccgaaggacctattgtgaccggttttgattaattaaggGACGACCGATAtctagttttgtggttggggacgattttgtaactcgatgacaagttgaagGACCTTCGATGTACTTTTTCCGCTTCATTACCACTCGCAAGCTGGAAAAGGTAcactgaaggtccctcaacttgtcatcgagttacaaaatcggcccccaaccacaaaaccagatatataacATCCCTTGACTtataaaaccgttcactttaggtccctcggtggttttgaccccgattTTGTCCCACATGATGGCTGAAtcagcgtgggccccacatgttaggaTGTCATGTCATCCCCTCCTATCCCTTCTCTCCTCCCGGGCAAGCTAGCCGatgggtggggaggaggtcgtcgACAACGAGAGCGAGGACGAGGGGGTCGATGGCGGTGGTAGTGACGTTGCAGAATTAGGCAAGTAAATGAATGAATGAGAAGAGTCCTACCCCTATCTCTGTGTCTCCAATTCTTGCAGAATTATGCAATCCCTCTTGGACTACCTCGGTAGTAGGAGGGTTGTATAATACTCATATCTCAATCCTCTTCGTGCTCACCTGAATTCACATGTAACAACACAGCGGATGAGACCAGCAAGGAGGCCACCTTGGATGCGCTGCGCGCGCACAGAGTTGCGGATGAGTTCTTGCGAACAGCTAAGATAGGGGccatttttgtaaatattttagatggtataatattttggaTGCGCATACCTTGCCGCCCTCTACTTGGGCGGTAGGGggcattttttaaatattttggatggaataatatttttgtaaatactaaaaaataaaaatgaaaaaaattcgcaTCCCAGGTGGCAAAAGAAGGAAAGAGCAAAGCGGGGCAACCAGCTGCCTGCGCCGGCCCACCCGTCCGgcgacgaattttttttattttaatttttttttattaaaagttttacaaaaataatttttcattttgaaaattgacagaagtggtcgcctaccgccctctgggatggcgatttttaaaaatcgccctcccagagggcggcgaaagtgacgtggcagacggccgttcgctctcgggcgacggccgtcaacgaaatttgcaggcggcccccttgccgccctccgctagggcgattttgtactgtgcggggggccgcctgcaaatgggcggcggggggcctggaattttgcaggcggcccccttgccgccctgggggagggcgattttatactgtgctttatattttttataaatatcaatagttatcaaatttttttatattgaaaactatacaagattaaaatctccaagactggtaaaatacaattttattattttttagggcctatttggaatgttaccgtacaaatattttgttagtgccaaaatataagcaagttttggcactaccaaatatttggtaaggtaaaattgcatttgatcatatttggtttgctgccaaaatgtaaaattgtagtgaagaatgttctacataatctcaaatctagattacgtattaccaatgaataggcttcaatcgaaatcaaacacaagtactattcaaattaccaaaatattggtagggcatgtttttggtagcaatccaaataggcccttagtcttacgcatacaaaaaatcaccaccataattaaacattgtaatgataagatagataagaagtgctatcgatacacggtacaaatttgtcgatcccgacgaatcaagcatgcggtaacctatcggccccttctaggtcggtcagaatgcattgcattctcgtggtccttcaatcgttgatactctacttgtgtttctgactctgttatcttctggccatgatatgatggagtgacattgtcgatccatcgagtaaatccacccatccttggattgccctgtaaaaatagtaatgttattcagtttgggtagtaattttgtgcaaatcatagcggattttgtaaatggttagacatacaacgaaatcgttgtctacattggggcagacaaaatatctccttcgaaatgtttgttcagcaaaggatgtagccacctgccagcgatctctgcacccacactttggacgctcggaccatttatgtaaccctaatggattgttcctccagtctaagcttgcaatttccacccgacgttcgtactccatccaagcatgaatgaactgtatggtcggttcaggttgcgttatcggcccgccacttgaagtaactctgactgtgtcaatccattgtacgaaagtgtgttgtcgtgagcataagttgttctagcaccatatgaatgaaaagaactatgtagaggagacaaacacaagtagtactgcagtagtaatagcaaaagtagtactgctttacaagtttgtaagccaaaagaaacggtcacataaggactgaagaggtagaacactactgacgaggcctcttacccatgtccctcctaccctgcgccctaatgtgcccctgggagtacgtgagtcggtccgggggtacggcacggccaacccgtcctgcctgtacaggtgtgacctctggctgctcctgagtgtgcgtctctggagctcctccaagctgagaggagcctagtacgtcatggtggtgtgcaccgtgcaagtcgtcgtcgtagaactggctagtaggaccagtcctaccggcgtgagacgaagaggccccagtaccgaagatcccggctgcaaatcctgctggacaaggaccatcag
Coding sequences:
- the LOC4331534 gene encoding glutathione S-transferase F10, whose amino-acid sequence is MAAGLQVFGQPASTDVARVLTCLFEKDLEFELVCIDTFKREHKLPEFIKLRDPNGQVTFKHGDKTIVDSRAICRYVCTQFPEGNKTLYGTGSLERASIEQWLQAEAQNFSPPSSALVFHLAFAPHLNIPQDHAVIAENEKKLQQVLNVYDEILSKNEYLAGDEFTLADLSHLPNSHYIVSSERGRKLFTGRKNVARWYDQISKRETWKQVVKMQREHPGAFE
- the LOC4331535 gene encoding glutathione S-transferase F11, with the translated sequence MAAPVTVYGPMISPAVARVAACLLEKDVPFQVEPVDMSKGEHKSPSFLKLQPFGQVPAFKDSLTTVFESRAICRYICDQYADSGNKTLMGRKEDGAVGRAAIEKWIEAEGQSFNPPSLAMAFQLAFAPFMGRATDMAVVEQNEAKLVKVLDVYEQWLGENQYFAGDEFSLADLVHMPNTDLLVRKTNKAGLFTERKNLARWWDEVSARPSWKKVVELQNVPRPS
- the LOC4331536 gene encoding F-box/LRR-repeat protein 10 — translated: MCPPPPDPISSPPPPAMDSALPSAVLATILSRLDVRSLVAASAACRCLRSCASHALSFLPSFHLSEVALTHELLRPLMPLNPSLRSIRLDCARLEDAAIDCLARPDLHELMLLNCDNISGRLLCELGATCQELRVLSLNALAERRGLPISFSDLQQLLNGCSQLESLRLALDFSMFDDPNFSHVWASASEALTSLEIGYIPMTMLLELLTVAMESQRCMHHVKEPVFFPSLQKLCLTVDFITDHLIGSLSTALPSLTHLDLQDAPIIEPTTSSDLTNAGLQQINPNGKLKHISLMRSQEFLFTSFRRVNDLGILLMAEKCSSLESVCLGGFSRVTDTGFRAIIHSCSGLHKLRVSHGSQFTDLVFHDIIATSLCLTHVSLRWCNLLTDVGIERLSFNKDLNVLDLRDCRSLGDEAVRSLSCLPKLQILFLDGSDISDQALKYLGLGTCPLASLSLRGCRKLTNDCIPLLFAGSVKQSLQVLDLSRIPGITDDGIMLLARSRTPIIELRMRENPKIGDAAVMALASMLVDGGTHGSSLQLLDLYDCGAITPLAIRWFKKPYFPRLRWLGVTGSLNRVMVDALVRSRPFLHMACRGEELGTFNWDRSSDWYRHDDDDLDELEQWILNGEPVSDTETITEE